From the Saccharobesus litoralis genome, one window contains:
- the urtC gene encoding urea ABC transporter permease subunit UrtC, whose amino-acid sequence MLTSTQSQNVSSQSFFAQALKKFNSLHWVITCLLVTTFYMAFCNLAFSEDSFFHVSTYTVTLFGKYLCYALLALAVDLVWGYCGILSLGHGAFFALGGYAMGMYLMRQIGDRGVYGNPELPDFMVFLNWDALPWYWSGSDSAIWMVLMVFLAPGLLAYIFGSLAFRSRVSGVYLSIMTQAMTYALMLAFFRNEMGFGGNNGLTDFKDIFGFSLQNNQTKVSLFVITSIILCLAFALCHFIVNSKMGRVVTAIRDAESRVRFVGYKPENYKVWIFVVSAILAGIAGALYVPQVGIINPGEFSPLASIEMVIWVAIGGRGSLYGAIIGAVVVSYAKTRFTAIMPEAWLYALGGLFVLVTLLLPKGIAGLAPQLYAKWKGAQLNENKEQSQTQGEQPKAEQQNKAQENSIDDTDDLNPALESK is encoded by the coding sequence ATGTTAACTTCCACTCAATCTCAAAACGTGTCTTCGCAATCATTTTTTGCTCAAGCACTGAAAAAATTTAATAGCTTGCACTGGGTGATCACTTGCTTATTAGTGACCACTTTCTATATGGCATTTTGTAACTTAGCATTTAGTGAAGATTCCTTTTTCCATGTGAGTACCTACACAGTTACCTTATTCGGTAAGTACTTATGTTATGCCCTACTCGCTTTAGCGGTTGATTTGGTGTGGGGGTACTGCGGAATTTTAAGCTTAGGTCATGGCGCCTTCTTTGCACTTGGCGGCTACGCCATGGGCATGTACCTAATGCGGCAAATCGGTGATCGCGGCGTATACGGCAACCCTGAACTGCCAGACTTTATGGTATTCCTTAACTGGGATGCTTTGCCTTGGTACTGGTCGGGTTCCGATAGTGCTATCTGGATGGTGTTAATGGTGTTTTTAGCGCCAGGTCTTTTAGCTTATATCTTTGGCTCGTTGGCATTCCGCTCACGAGTTAGCGGCGTCTACTTGTCTATTATGACGCAAGCCATGACTTATGCCTTGATGCTAGCCTTCTTCCGCAACGAAATGGGCTTTGGTGGTAACAACGGTTTAACCGACTTTAAGGATATTTTTGGTTTCTCGTTGCAAAACAATCAAACCAAAGTCAGTTTGTTTGTCATCACCTCAATCATTCTCTGTCTGGCATTTGCACTGTGTCACTTTATCGTTAACTCGAAAATGGGGCGGGTTGTTACAGCCATCCGCGATGCCGAAAGCCGAGTAAGATTTGTTGGTTACAAACCAGAAAATTACAAAGTTTGGATCTTTGTTGTTTCAGCCATTTTAGCCGGTATTGCTGGTGCGTTATATGTACCGCAGGTTGGCATTATCAATCCAGGCGAGTTTTCACCGCTTGCCTCTATTGAAATGGTTATTTGGGTCGCCATTGGCGGACGTGGTTCTTTGTACGGCGCTATTATCGGAGCCGTTGTTGTTAGCTACGCTAAAACCCGTTTCACCGCCATTATGCCTGAAGCTTGGTTGTATGCACTGGGTGGATTATTTGTGCTAGTGACTTTACTGCTACCAAAGGGTATCGCCGGATTAGCGCCACAGCTATACGCGAAATGGAAAGGTGCTCAGCTAAACGAAAATAAAGAGCAAAGCCAAACGCAGGGCGAACAACCAAAAGCTGAGCAACAAAACAAAGCTCAAGAAAACTCAATCGATGATACTGACGATCTAAACCCAGCCTTGGAGAGCAAATAA
- the urtD gene encoding urea ABC transporter ATP-binding protein UrtD — protein sequence MNLAQETAVKPTQGSPLLAQDHIEPDTRHGVILYVEDVSVSFDGFKALNDLNLYINDGELRCLIGANGAGKTTLMDVITGKTRPDTGRVSFGQQVDLLQLNESEIANAGIGRKFQKPTVFEQLSVFENLELSLAGDKGIWTSLFHKLSGEQKDRIAEILFTIGLTEQRHLLAGSLSHGQKQWLEIGMLLAAEPRLLLVDEPVAGMTAQETERTAELLTSLAGKHSVVVVEHDMAFVRSIARKVTVLHQGTVLAEGSMNEIQSNPDVIQVYLGEESHGEETGKE from the coding sequence ATGAATTTGGCACAAGAAACAGCCGTTAAGCCAACTCAAGGCTCACCTTTACTGGCACAAGATCATATCGAGCCAGACACGCGACACGGTGTGATCTTATATGTTGAAGATGTCAGTGTTAGCTTTGATGGTTTTAAAGCGTTAAACGACTTAAACCTCTATATCAATGATGGCGAATTACGTTGTTTGATCGGCGCCAACGGTGCCGGTAAAACCACTTTAATGGATGTTATTACCGGTAAAACACGCCCTGATACAGGTCGAGTTAGTTTTGGTCAGCAAGTCGATTTATTGCAACTAAATGAGTCAGAAATAGCTAACGCGGGCATTGGCCGTAAATTTCAAAAACCCACCGTATTTGAACAGCTTAGCGTATTTGAAAACTTAGAGCTTAGCCTTGCTGGTGATAAAGGTATATGGACATCCTTATTTCATAAATTATCAGGCGAGCAAAAAGATCGAATTGCTGAAATCCTTTTCACTATCGGCTTAACCGAGCAGCGTCATTTGTTGGCAGGCTCTTTGTCGCATGGTCAAAAACAATGGTTGGAAATCGGCATGTTATTGGCTGCAGAGCCACGCTTGCTATTAGTAGATGAACCGGTAGCAGGTATGACAGCACAAGAAACCGAACGCACCGCCGAGCTTCTGACTTCTCTTGCCGGTAAACATTCGGTTGTCGTGGTTGAGCATGATATGGCATTTGTCCGCTCAATTGCCCGTAAAGTCACCGTTTTACACCAAGGTACGGTATTAGCCGAAGGCAGCATGAACGAGATCCAATCTAACCCAGATGTTATTCAGGTCTACCTTGGCGAAGAAAGTCACGGCGAAGAGACTGGCAAGGAGTAA
- the urtE gene encoding urea ABC transporter ATP-binding subunit UrtE, which translates to MIQLENVNQKYGGTQILWDLNMQIKPGSRTCIMGRNGVGKTTLLKCIMGLLPIASGDLSLNGESLNKRSVESRPQLGIGYVPQGRDIFPQLTVEENLKLSLNCKRQTSKTIPEHIFELFPVLKEMLQRRGGDLSGGQQQQLAIARALVLNPDVLILDEPNEGIQPNIVQLIRDVLLKLNREQGMTIILVEQKLPFARAVGQEFHLMEKGQVIASGAMEELTDELVAQYLAV; encoded by the coding sequence ATGATCCAATTAGAAAACGTAAATCAAAAATATGGTGGCACTCAGATTTTATGGGATCTGAATATGCAAATTAAGCCAGGCTCTCGCACCTGTATTATGGGACGTAACGGCGTCGGCAAAACCACCTTACTTAAATGCATTATGGGCTTGCTACCCATAGCATCAGGTGATCTAAGTTTAAATGGTGAGAGCTTAAATAAACGCTCAGTCGAAAGCCGTCCACAATTGGGTATTGGCTATGTTCCGCAAGGGCGAGATATTTTTCCGCAACTGACGGTTGAAGAAAACCTCAAGCTTAGCCTTAACTGTAAGCGCCAAACTAGCAAAACCATTCCCGAGCATATCTTTGAGTTGTTTCCGGTCTTAAAAGAGATGTTGCAACGTCGCGGTGGGGACTTATCAGGTGGTCAACAACAGCAACTGGCCATCGCCCGCGCACTCGTATTGAACCCAGATGTATTGATCCTCGACGAACCTAATGAAGGTATTCAGCCTAATATCGTGCAGCTTATTCGCGACGTATTGTTAAAACTTAATCGCGAACAGGGCATGACCATTATTTTAGTCGAGCAAAAACTACCCTTTGCTCGCGCGGTAGGTCAAGAATTCCACCTAATGGAAAAAGGCCAAGTGATTGCATCCGGCGCAATGGAAGAATTAACCGATGAGCTGGTTGCTCAGTATTTAGCGGTATAA
- a CDS encoding urease accessory protein UreD, producing the protein MSAAERLNMLNTQKSREWLAQLTLGFKGTAKRGTQLVKSQRRGPLTIQKAFYPEGKHCAHVYLLHPPAGIVSGDQLHIDISAENNAHTLITTPGANRFYQARTDKNIGDPRQLQHCTYQLQNNAIVESLPQETIVFRGAQATNKQDIYIDQTSVYLGWDINCLSENQQAFDTGSFTQQTRVYIDKQLKLHDRIAINQSNLLFSKNAGLAGHSVFATFVLAAPHALAQVATRQALQSQIRQRIEVLNADKLISITDVGGILLARYLGDQAEQAKALFYQIWQIARPVCCQQTATKPRIWYT; encoded by the coding sequence ATGTCTGCCGCAGAACGATTAAACATGTTGAACACGCAAAAAAGCCGTGAATGGTTAGCCCAATTAACATTGGGTTTTAAAGGCACGGCCAAACGCGGAACACAATTGGTAAAAAGCCAAAGGCGTGGCCCCTTAACTATTCAAAAGGCTTTTTACCCTGAAGGTAAGCATTGTGCGCATGTTTACCTTTTGCATCCACCGGCTGGGATCGTATCTGGTGATCAATTGCATATAGATATTAGTGCCGAAAACAATGCACATACTTTAATAACGACACCGGGTGCCAACCGTTTTTATCAAGCTCGAACCGACAAAAACATTGGTGATCCACGTCAGTTACAGCATTGCACGTATCAATTGCAAAACAATGCGATTGTCGAAAGTTTGCCACAAGAAACCATAGTGTTTCGCGGTGCCCAAGCGACCAACAAACAAGATATTTATATTGACCAAACCAGCGTTTATCTGGGTTGGGATATCAATTGCTTAAGCGAAAACCAACAAGCTTTTGATACTGGTAGCTTTACTCAGCAAACCCGTGTGTATATCGACAAGCAATTAAAATTGCACGACCGCATTGCGATCAATCAAAGCAATTTATTGTTTAGTAAAAATGCAGGGCTAGCGGGTCATTCCGTGTTCGCAACATTTGTGCTAGCAGCCCCCCATGCGCTAGCGCAAGTGGCGACTCGTCAAGCCCTGCAATCCCAAATTCGACAGCGTATCGAAGTTTTAAATGCCGATAAGCTGATCAGTATTACCGACGTCGGTGGAATTTTGCTGGCGCGCTATCTTGGCGATCAGGCAGAACAAGCC